The Procambarus clarkii isolate CNS0578487 chromosome 7, FALCON_Pclarkii_2.0, whole genome shotgun sequence genome window below encodes:
- the LOC138358005 gene encoding uncharacterized protein, which produces MCGADCWTDRRLIVSKCKLCILPTRRLQGQKTVKKLNDFKLKSSKVVKGFCNDLESRMLDTPQNGQDSIKVKWAVFRDAVYSTALEHIGPATHRKQDWFNENSEEIHVLFSKENHLFCAHQNDPTPQGKKNSFASARRMGQRKLRVMQDEWFSKKPDNIQGYTVLNHPALINVEAIARHLIVKINQDLNKPPTKEEVRNTIKQLSYDKAPGSDAIPAEVYTTGGPIMRQKLTKLFQSMWNEDDSAFNAKWTAFQKTAITSVPSSAPKRLKSCTNPCPEIPYQEPLITVKRQNLQPVDSFT; this is translated from the exons ATGTGTGGTGCCGACTGCTGGACTGACCGTCGCCTCATTGTGTCTAAGTGCAAACTTTGCATCCTGCCCACGCGACGACTTCAAGGTCAGAAGACTGTAAAGAAACTAAATGACTTTAAGCTGAAGAGCAGTAAAGTTGTTAAAGGTTTCTGCAACGACCTAGAGAGCAGGATGCTAGACACACCCCAGAATGGCCAGGACAGCATCAAAGTGAAGTGGGCAGTCTTCAGAGATGCAGTCTACTCTACTGCTCTTGAGCACATCGGACCAGCAACCCACAGAAAGCAGGACTGGTTCAACGAAAACAGTGAGGAGATACATGTATTGTTTTCAAAAGAAAATCACCTGTTCTGTGCACACCAGAATGACCCTACACCACAAGGGAAAAAGAATTCCTTTGCCAGTGCCCGACGAATGGGGCAAAGGAAACTCCGTGTGATGCAGGATGAATGGTTTAGCAAAAAGCCCGATAATATCCAAGGTTACACA GTCCTTAACCACCCTGCCTTAATCAACGTTGAGGCCATTGCTCGCCATCTTATAGTAAAGATCAATCAGGACCTTAATAAACCTCCCACAAAAGAAGAAGTCAGGAATACTATCAAGCAGCTTTCCTATGACAAAGCACCAGGATCAGATGCAATCCCTGCTGAAGTGTACACAACAGGAGGCCCAATCATGAGACAGAAACTGACAAAGCTCTTCCAGTCCATGTGGAATGAAG ATGACAGCGCCTTCAACGCCAAGTGGACTGCTTTTCAAAAGACTGCAATAACTTCTGTCCCTTCATCAGCACCAAAAAGACTTAAGTCGTGTACTAACCCGTGCCCCGAAATACCCTACCAGGAACCTCTCATCACAGTCAAGAGGCAGAACCTGCAGCCAGTTGACAGCTTCACCTGA